A region of the Brachyhypopomus gauderio isolate BG-103 chromosome 11, BGAUD_0.2, whole genome shotgun sequence genome:
TCTCAAGACATAACTGAGGAATTACTCTCATGTGCAGTGTGTAACAGCACTAAGTCTCATCAGCAAAAAGAACCTCTTCAGCTCCAGCCAGTTCCAGGACTTCCATGGTCCACAGTAGCCACAGACATATTTGAGTGGCAGGGCAAACAATACCAGGTGCTGGTGGATTCATATTCCGGATGGTTCGAAATCGACCTTCTCCgtgacatgacatcatcaactGTGATCTCTAAATTGAAGAGACATTTCTCGGTCCATGGTACACCACACATCCTGTTCTCTGACAATGCTAGACAATATACTAGCCGCTATTTCAAGGATTTTGCCAAACAATGGGATTTCATCCATGCTACCAGCAGCCCTGAGTATCCCCAGTCAAACGGCCTTGCGGAGAGAGCAGTCCGCAGTGCCAAGCAGCTGATGGAAAAATCTCAGAGAGATGGAACCGATGTATTCCTCAATCTTCTGAACCTCCAGAACGTCCCCCGTGATCCAACATTGGGCTCACCTGCTGAACGTCTGATGTCACGTCAAACACGCGCAGCCATCCCTGTATGTACAAAACTACTAGAACCATCCCCAAAAAGCACCCAGCAAGTCAGTGCACAGCTTCTCAACAAGCGGCTCGCTCTAAAGTGCCACTACGACAGGTCAAGTCACCAGCTACAGCCTCTCCAAGAAGGACAAGTGGTCCGTTTGCAGACCCCCAAAGGTCATGCCAAACTTGGGACTGTGAAGGAGATGTGCAAGGAGCCCCGTTCCTACATCATTCAATCCAACATATAGTACATATAGTAGGAATCGTAGACACATTCTTCCTGTTGCAGAACCGCCACCACAACTGCACACTGAGCACCTGGACTCTGAGAACACTTTCACAACAAACAGTGTtccccacaacaccacacacacaccagagtcaATCATTATGCAGTCacaacacacatcaccatcacaggTCAGACCAACAACACATATCCCCACTGAGAATAGCAATGTACCCTACATGACACGATCAGGCCGCATCAGCAGACCCAACCCAAAATACATGCAATAGGATTTATATGTATGTAATGTTTATTGGATGTTGGCActaaattattttattcatgCTGTGATAGTATTATGAATATGTCCTCTTGGGAGGAACGTGTTAATTCAGTTTGATATGCTGTTTGATATCAAAGACTACAttattgtgtgttgtgtgttaaaTCTTTAAACAACATGGTAAGAAATGTTTCATGTTAGTATTTAAACAGTGCTGATTTATTTCATGTGGAGATGCATGCTAAAGGAAAGGAATGTAGATCATTTGTCTAAATGATTGATCACTATGGGCCACCGTATCTGCATGTGTTCTAATGCATAGCCAATCAGAATGCTCGGTGTTGGTCCTCTCTCCTTGTGCACCCCGTGAGTTACTTGCTCAGTTTCGTTTTGGTACTTTGTATGTTCGTGAATAAAACGTCGCACTGATTCTAATCGTCTGATCATTGACTCGGACAAGGAACAAATAATTACACTtccattttttctttttattagaagcttcacaactgcagtttttagTGAGTTAGGAAAAATGCCCAATAAGAGTAAGGTGTTTACCATCTGAGGTATATCAGTTGCTACTGAGTGAAACATATTCTTTAAGATGTTAAGCAGTAAATGATCAAGGCAAGTAAAGTAGCCTACTTTATaaattaaatttcatttttaaaaGCTGAACTAAAATGGGACATTGTCATGATAAGTTTATGTGGATAGGTCACTGGGCCATTGGTGGATAAAGACATTCTAATGGTTTCACCAATCCCATGTTTGTATTGGCCCATTTGACTCATGAAAAGTGTCatgaaaaatgtttatttatgcTGCCATTTACAAATTTCTTATCTTCTTAAAACTGATGCATCGTGTATTAAGTTCTAGTGAGGGTCACATATCAAACGACACAAAATAACTACCTGACAAATCTATAACCTTAACAGTGGCTGCAAAAATAAAAGCTATAACCCTCAATACCAATGTGATCACCAAGATAGCTCACCAACGTCTCCACTTTCTGAGGATACTGAGGAAAGGTCACCTGCCACCTCCCATCCTCATTCTACAGAAGAACCATTGAAAGCATCCTGAGCAGTTGTATCACTGTCTGATTCAGGAATTGTATGGCATCAGACCGAAAGACTGCAGCGAGTAGTGAGAACAGCTGAAAAGATCATGGGGGTCTCTCTTTCAACAGACATTTCCCAAACCTGCCACACCCGCAAAGCATGTAGTGTTGTGGAGGTTCTCACCCATCACATGCAGTGTTGTGGAGGTTCTCACCCATCACATGTAGTGTTGTGGAGGTTCTCACCCATCAAATGCAGTGTTGTGGAGGTTCTCACCCATCACATGCAGTGTGGAGATTCTCACCCATCACATGTAGTGTTGTGGAGGTTCTCACCCATCACATGTAGTGTTGTGGAGGTTCTCACCCATCACATGCAGTGTTGTGGAGGTTCTCACCCATCACATGCAGTGTGGAGGTTCTCACCCATCACATGCAGTGTTGTGGAGGTTCTCACCCATCACATGCAGTGTTGTGGAGGTTCTCACCCATCACATGTAGTGTTGTGGAGGTTCTCACCCATCACATGCAGTGTGGAGGTTCTCACCCATCACATGCAGTGTTGTGGAGGTTCTCACCCATCACATGCAGTGTTGTGGAGGTTCTCACCCATCACATGTAGTGTTGTGGAGGTTCTCACCCATCACATGCAGTGTGGAGGTTCTCACCCATCACATGCAGTGTGGAGGTTCTCACCCATCACATGTAGTGTTGTGGAGGTTCTCACCCATCACATGCAGTGTTGTGGAGGTTCTCACCCATCACATGTAGTGTTGTGGAGGTTCTCACCCATCACATGTAGTGTTGTGGAGGTTCTCACCCATCACATGCAGTGTTGTGGAGGTTCTCACCCATCACATGTAGTGTTGTGGAGGTTCTCACCCATCACATGGACTTTGCTCTCCTACCATCTGGGACCAACACAACCAGACTGCATAACAGTTTCATTCCACAAGCCAGACTGCGCAACTGAagtctctgacacacacacacacacacacacacacacacacacacacacacacacacacacacacacacacactgtagtctCTACTCAAGTTTtttatattacatttacatatgcTGCTGTATTACTGTGTTTGTACAACTTGCATCTTTGCATTTATTGCAACTTACATATGTTTTTGCTTTTTGGCACTTTATTCTTTATAGTAAAGTATAGTAAAGTTTATATCCTTGCTGCTTTAAAAATCTACACTGCTAACTGTTTAATAGCTTCCATCTCATGTTCCATTCACACATCATCATTTAATAACCAACACTCATCTCTAGTCTCATTTCCTAATTAAAGAGACCAAAAGGGTCCAATATGAGACCCTTGGTTTAATTGTCGTTGTGATCATTAATGTGTATGTTAAAATCAACAACAAGAATGAAATACTATTTTATGTTGTTTTCTATCTTACCAAGACTTTCCAAAAACAAACTCATATATTTTCTTTAATTGTAGCACCAAATCAAATTGATAGACCAAATTCAATTGGTTTATGTGAGAAAGTGGCATTGGTGGACAGCATGTTTTCCTGTAGTTGAATTCATTTTCACATTGTTTTAGATCTTTCTTGCATTACTGAATGTCTTTATGTTTGGGGTCTCAGTGCTCGGTTCTCCCACTGTTTTGCACCGTTACACTGTTTCCAGTGTCCTTAAATCAGGAAGTACAGCAATGCAGAATGAGTAGATTTCATGTTTATTATTTACCTTAAAATGTTCATGTGAGCTTGTGTGCAATAGAAGTTTTCTTTAATTTAAAGGTTTCAGTTCATGCTTTCTTGAACTTATTCTTTTTTGTCCCAACTTTCTCTGCCTCACACAAATCACAGTGGTGACCAGAAGCATGCATGCTGACAACACTACCAGACCAAGCCCACACAACAGGAAGAGCCAGGCCTCTCCTAGACAGTCTTAGTATGTTTCTGAGTCTGCTGTCTTTAAGACGTTGAGTAAGTAGTCAGGAATGCTGGTGAGGTTGCACTTCTCCAACCTCTCGTTGACTAACAGGTGGATCCACACGGTGGACTGCAGGGCTGTAGGTCTTCTCTTGTCACTCACCTGGATCAACAGATGGTGCATGCTGTAGTCCCTGCTCGCGATGTGCCATGACAGCATGATATCTCCTAAATGTGGATCAATCTGAAATGGACTGGCTGACTTGATGGATATAATCTGGTACGTGATTTCAGAGTTAACACCCAAGTCATGATCGACTGCGTAGATCTTGGTGACTGTGATGCCAGGCTTGGTGCTGGCTGATACACAGTGGCAGGAGTCATTGCTGGTGGGAAAAATGATCTGTGGCTGGTTGATCCAAATCATCTATGCAGCGAAGTGTCAGCTGCTCTCTGTCTACTGTGAAGGGTACGTGTTCATCCAGCACCCACACCTGCTCAACTGTCCCATTGGCACCTTCATCAGCATCTTCCACCTGGATCTTCCCAACCTGGGCCAGGCGTTCAGCGTGGTGGTTGGCTGGTTATCATTCTGGTCCAGGACAGTCACAGACACTAGAGCCTCCAGGGATGGGGTGCCATGGTCCCTGGCCAGAACTGTGAGGACATATGTGCCCTGCTGTTCTCTATCCAAAGGTTCTGATACTGACATCACACCTGTTGTTTCATTAATACTGAAGGCAACAGGGCTATTATGAACCATCCAGTAAGACACTTCTCCATAGAGCTGGGTTTCTGCATCAGTTGCTCTAACTTGCATTAAAAATATTCCAGGCTTATTGTTTTCCTCTATCTGCGCATGATAATGAGGCTGCTCAAAATGGGGTTAATTACCATTTACATCTTTAACCTTCACTTTGATCACTTTCCTTCCACACACACGACTGCCTTGGTAACAGTAACATGATAGTCACTACATAGCTCATAGTCTAGAGGCTTTAATGTTGAAAGCAGTTGTTTCCTTGCATCTTCAAAGTGAATGCTGTGTCGTCTGTCCCTAAGGACAAAACCCCCTGAAAGTTTGGGATGTCTCTCACCCGTAAAATAGACAAGAGACTGGGGGGCTCATTCTCCTGTAACATTATTGTTTGGTTTGGATCCTCCACTAGAAACTTGATCTCAATCGTTGTCTCCGGGCTGGGTACTGCCTGCATGTACACTGTTATCTGTTCTTGTGCTGCTGAGCAATGTGGACTATTTGCAACCACTCTCAGCACATGTTTCTCTGGGCTGTCCAAACTCACATTTATGGCTAAGGTTGTCTTTCCTGTGATGCTATCAAGATGGAAAAGTATTTTTGCCTGGTCTGAGATATGAGGACTGAAGGAATAGGTGATCTGAGCGCTGAGCGTTGTCACCCAGGTCTTGGTCTGTGGCTAGTAACTGGGCCACTATTGAGCCCTGAATCGCTCCTCCAGGCACTGTGGCATTGTGAGGGTTGTCACTGCTAAACTGTGGCAGTGATCATCAATGTCCATCACTGTGATGATGAGAGTTGCTGTAGCGCTCTGAGGTACAGGACCACTGTCCACAGCCATGAGCAACACGCGGTGCTCATCTTGAGCCTCCCGGTCTAGTCTGATTTCCACAATCAGCATAAGATCTGATCCTTCCTGAGACACACTGAAAAAGCCTGCAGCTCCAGCCAAATGGTAACTAATCTCTCCATTGCTGCCAACATCGTCATCCTGAGACTTTTTATCCAACAGGAACCTTGCTCCCACAGCCACATCCTCAGGAATCTTTAAATGGATTTCACAAATTTCAAAATAAGGAGCATTATCATTAATATCCTCCACAACTACGGTTATCTTCACCACATGTTCAGGGCCAACAAGCACATTGTCCGAGATGATACAGTGTCCAGCCTTCTGTGACGGACACAAGGCTTCCCGATCAAGTTTCTGTTCAGTTGTGTACAGGTTCCCTGTTTCTTTGTTCACTCTCAGGTATGAATTCACAAATAGCTGGTATGGGGGAGAATACACTCTGCTCAGGCTGCCTATCTGAACTCCTCCAGTGTTGAGAAATGTAGCAGAGTGAGACATTCGACTTGCCTGACAGACAATACAAGAAGCACCCTCTAAGTAAAAAAAgaagcaaacaaataaatacaaataaaaacgagGAAAAAAAGGTTTAGCAGGAAAAAGGAA
Encoded here:
- the pcdh20l gene encoding LOW QUALITY PROTEIN: protocadherin-20 (The sequence of the model RefSeq protein was modified relative to this genomic sequence to represent the inferred CDS: inserted 7 bases in 6 codons; deleted 1 base in 1 codon; substituted 2 bases at 2 genomic stop codons) — its product is MNLSLLQRVLLVLSVRQVECLTLLHFSTLEEXQIGSLSRVYSPPYQLFVNSYLRVNKETGNLYTTEQKLDREALCPSQKAGHCIISDNVLVGPEHVVKITVVVEDINDNAPYFEICEIHLKIPEDVAVGARFLLDKKSQDDDVGSNGEISYHLAGAAGFFSVSQEGSDLMLIVEIRLDREAQDEHRVLLMAVDSGPVPQSATATLIITVMDIDDHCXQFSSDNPHNATVPGGAIQGSIVAQLLATDQDLGDNAQAQITYSFSPHISDQAKILFHLDSITGKTTLAINVSLDSPEKHVLRVVANSPHCSAAQEQITVYMQAVPSPETTIEIKFLVEDPNQTIMLQENEPPSLLSILRVRDIPNFQGVLSLGTDDTAFTLKMQGNXLLSTLKPLDYELCSDYHVTVXQGSRVCGRKVIKVKVKDVNGNXPHFEQPHYHAQIEENNKPGIFLMQVRATDAETQLYGEVSYWMVHNSPVAFSINETTGVMSVSEPLDREQQGTYVLTVLARDHGTPSLEALVSVTVLDQNDNQPTXHAERLAQVGKIQVEDADEGANGTVEQVWVLDEHVPFTVDREQLTLRCIDDLDXNQPQIIFPTSNDSCHCVSASTKPGITVTKIYAVDHDLGVNSEITYQIISIKSASPFQIDPHLGDIMLSWHIASRDYSMHHLLIQVSDKRRPTALQSTVWIHLLVNERLEKCNLTSIPDYLLNVLKTADSETYXDCLGEAWLFLLCGLGLVVLSACMLLVTTVICVRQRKLGQKRISSRKHELKPLN